CTGCCTGTGGCACTCAAACATGTCTCCTgacattaggaaaataaaatacctaTTGGCATCTGCAGAAATAGCCCCGTTTGGCAGGGGAAACGGGAAGCAGAACATGCAGGGCCATGCCGGTGTCAAGGGTTTTTGCAGCCCTGAGCCTGTGACattcacagcacagcagcaccttGTGGCATTGCAAAAGAGGTGACAttgcagctgaacaaacccgGAGTGCCCACACCCTGATAATGGGATGAATGCCAGAGCTGGCTGAAGCTGGTGCACTGAAGCATGCAAGCGTGCCAGGATTAGACAGCCTGGGCAGCCCTGGCCGGGGCTCAGTGGagcaagagggaaaacaaagtCCTGAGATGACGCAAGGATGAGTCTCCAGGTGTGCAGCATGCAGGGCTTGCCAGCTGCCCCAGGGTCCTGCTGCTCCCCGGGCTGAGGAAGGGGAGCACTGCAAGCACGCTGGTGTCTGCTGCCAGCCTTGGATGCGTGCACCAGTGAGCGCTCCGCTGAGAGCTCAGTGCTTCatggcagctgccagctctgcgCATGCCGTAGTGTCTGTCCTCTGAGAAAGGTGGGAGCAGGATGGTGGGGCCAGCCCTGACACCCACAGCCTGTTTGGGTGCTGGGAGCCTGGCTCCAGCACCCCAcaggctggcagagcaggagaggagctgtTAGGTGGCACCTGACCTGCTGTCTTGTCCTATCCCTCTCCCTAGCTGGGTGGCCTACGAGCAGGCCAACATGCGCGGGGAGatgttcatcctggagaagggCGAGTACCCTCGCTGGGACACCTGGTCTAGCAGCTACCGGAGCGACTGCTTCATGTCCATGCGTCCCATCAAAATGGTGAGTGGTCCAGGAGCAGAAAGCACCCGGCGGGGTCTGGCCAGGGCTGGATCTGTGCTGCTCGATGCCTTGCTGCTGCAAGCTTCAGGGCTTTGGCCACTCGACCCAGCGCTTTCCCTCTGTCTTCCCCAGGAGGCTGAGGACCACAAAATCTCCCTGTACGAGTCTGCTGACTTCAAGGGCAACAAGATGGAAATCCAGGAGGACGACGTGCCCAGCCTCTGGGCTTACGGCTTCTGCGACCGTGTGGGCAGCGTGCAGGTGCCCAGTGGAACGTAAGCCGGGCCATGGCAGtagctgcctcctgccaggctCCCCGTCCTCCCCCGTGCCCTGGCTCGCTGCCAGCTGATCCTGAGCCCCTGCATGGGGGTCTTGGGTGCCCAGAAAATGCCAAACGGCTGTTTTCGGTGGTGGAGCCCAGGGGTTTGCACCCAGCGCATGGGAGGCAGGGGGCTCTGCCGGCTTTCCAAGAGTATGCCGGCCATGCCACCACTGCCTTTATTGGCTGACCCCGCTCAGGTGCCCTCTGTTtgctttccctgcagctgggtcGGGTACCAGTACCCTGGCTACAGAGGCTACCAGTACCTCTTTGAGACCGGAGAATTCCGACACTGGAATGAGTGGTGTGCCTTCCAGCCCCAGATCCAGTCCATCCGCCGCATCCGGGACATGCAGTGGGACCAGAAGGGCACCTTTGTCACCCCTGACGCACCCTCCAACTGAGCGTGCTGCCTGCTAGCTATGAGTCCCGGGCCCTGTGGGGCACCCCCGCCTCCCCTGCTCAGCACTTTCCTTGTACATTGCACATTCCCTGGATGTACTTTACCTTGTGaggcaaattaaaaaacatgGAAGACTAGAGCTGCTCTGGTGTTGGTGGTGCATGGGATGCTTTgcatcagctctgcttttctgtcctgctCAAGCCTTGTGTTGGAAGCTGGGTGGGACACGATGTAGGGTGATTTTCCCAGGGAAAACCCTCTCAGGCAGGACACCcttgccccccccgcccctgctgcagcagggacaagGGAGACCCCCATGAAAGCAGGAGCATGCACAGGGAAGGTGGTGGCAGGAGGCTCCTCCAGCCTGGCCTCACCAGCCCCCATGGGGTCTCTCATGGGTGTGGCAGGGGGTCTCAGGGCACCCTGAGAGCAATCGGACCGGGGgggctgccagctccctccatGCCCATGGGGCAGCAGGGGGTCACAGGGCCCTGTCGATGGGTACAGGCCAAGAGGCAGGTCTGCAAGCGGCACACAGAGGGGTTCACCTGTGCGGTAAATAATTAACAGCAGTAATTGCATTCAATCAAAGACCAATTCACTttgaaggtggtttttttttttcccctcggaCGCTgtccctgccccctcccaggcgccccccgccccggccctcACTACCCCTTTCCCTCCCGGTGAAGCCCCTTCGGTGGCGCTTTCCTGCGCTCCCACTTGTGCTGATTAGCGCTTGCAGTGATTGCAGCGTGCCGGGCCCCGTGCGCGCACCCCGGCCCTTAGTGGGCGCTCCGCagggagcggggccgcggggTCCCGCGCGCCTCCGCAGCCACGGATACCGCCGCGCGTCGCGCGCGCACACACGCAGCCCACGCACTCCCCGGTGCGCGCACACGCGTGTCGCCTGAtaccggcccccccccccccccgcacgCCCGAtgcctcccgccgccggccgcggggCGCATGCGCATTGGGGCGGTGCGCGGCGCGGGGATCCCGGCCCTTCGTGCGCGTGACGTCGCCGCGTCTCGCGCCGCtccgggccggcggcggcggccccggtgAGTGGCGGGGGGCCGGTGCGGTACGGCACGGCGCGGGCTGCGTGTGCCGCCAgcgccccccccggccccggcacGGTGCCCCCCGCCGCGGCACCGGCCGGCAGGTGACAGCGACGGGTCtgcgcggcgggcggcggctcGGTAGCagcgggcggcgggagcgcggcgggCAGCGCTCGGTGCTCGGGGGGTGGCGTGCAAGGTGCTCGGTGCAAGGTGCGCcgtggggcggggcggggcggcgcggcgagCGGTGCACGGTGCGGGGAGCGGCGTGGGATGGTGGCTGTTCGGTGCGTGGGGGATGCAGGCTGCACGGAGCGATGCAGGCTGCGTGATGTGCAGTGCACGGCGTGCGGAGGCTAGTGCTTGGTGCACAGTACACAATGCGGGGTGCAGGGTGCTCAGTGTAGGGTGTTCcgtgtcctttttttccctttttcctgctttctggcACGTTCCCCTTGCCTCCGATCTCCCTGGCACCCCTTTAGGAGCCCAGCACTAGGCTGTGCCTGCTGTCACCCGTGCATTGCCAGTGGTGCAGAGAGCAGGCTTGGGCATGACACCCTTCAGGAGGTACCCACGGGCCGGGGCAGTGCCCAGGGGCGAGggctgccttcctctgctggGGTGACTGTGGCCACCTGTGTTGTGGTGGCCTGGGCAACCAAGTGCTGGGTGAGAGGCTGCGCCCACAGGTCTCACTTGGTGTTAGCCTCAACTTCTGGGAAGAAAGGTTTTGACAGCAGCTGAGGCCTAGGCAGCTGTAAGCTTCTGCTGGGTGTCCTCAGGATGAGGGTCCCGTGGCAGGGGGGTTGCAGACAAGCTCCCGAGTGGTGGTGTTGGTGCCTTGCAGCCCACCCAAAACACTGATGCTCTCCCTGCTCTACCCATCTGTCACCAGGCCACTGCCCTATGGTGCTGCATGGTAGGGGTGCAAAATCCACACTATTTCTATAGCAAGCTCAAGTTCCTTGGGACTCGTGGCCGGAGTCACAGTCcttggtgctgctggcagcgcttccctgctgctggcagcgtGAGCTGGGCCGTGATCTTCCATGGGAAGTGTGTGGTTTGCATTGCGCGGGCCTTTGTTCTGTCCCTTactgtgtgtgtttgcatgctCAGTCTCTGTCCAAAAAACATCTCACAGCTTGAAACCCCTTCACATGTCTTCCTCTGCAAGTCAGAGCCCGGCCCCACCAGCTGCTTGTACTTAATATATGGGCGGTGAGTCCCCCCTTTTCACAGCTGTGCTACTCTCTCATGCTTGGGTACTGAGCAAGGGTGAGTGGAGAGATTAAAATGATTTGTGCTAACAGGTTTCCAAATTTGACGTTGCTTTTCTGGGAATGCTGCAGCGTGCTCATGGGGAGCTTGTCAAGTGCCAACACAGGTTCAAATGTTTCTTCCAAGCGGGGTTTTGTAATAGCatggctggctgcagcctgtgctcGGTGGCTGCCTGCATGTGGCATCTGGCATGAACAGATGTACTGTGCTGCCTACAGAGAGAGCCAAGGGTTTGCAGGGTGCTCACGCAGGGGAGGCAGCCCTTGAGATCGGGGCGTGAATTCCAGTGCTGACTTCCGTAACCACCCCACGGTCTGCATGTGAAACCACAGGAGTGGAGTTTGAGGATAGGGCCAATGGACCTTGCTGGTGCACTGATGAATGCCCTCCCAGCAGCCTGGTGTTTTGGTCCAGAGCACTGAGCTTCCTCCATTCCTGCGAGTTGCTTCTGTGCCCGTGTGCATGCTCAGGGGGCAGCGCTGCTCTCCAGGGGAGCAGTGGctggctgctgcccacagctccGTGTTTCCCAGAAGACCAGAGCATCACTGCTAGGACCTGGCCATGAGAGCCAGTTTCCATGCCTTGATATTTGGTGGCATGGCAGCTGAGATGGGGTAGCCACCACAGTGCTCTGGGGCCCCCTCTGCTGAGCTGAAAGCCCTCACCTGGGACGAGCAGTACCACGTGGCAGCTGAGCCATGCACGGTGCTGTGCGGGTCCTTCCAGGCATTGCCcagagctggtgctgcagccagTGTTGGGGGGCATTGCTGTAGGGTGATACAGGCAGAGTTATGCCCTCCACATGCTGGGGATGCCGAGGTGGGAGCTGCCATGGGTCTCTCTGGGACTTGGTTTGCTGGTAGGCTCACCAGAAGGACGGGCAGGCTTGTGCCACTGCTGTTCTCTGCCTGTaggttttaaaaactgtattagTAATTTCTGTCGCTATTTTAGGAAGATACATCCAAAGGCAGTTTGCATTACAGATACGCCGAGCCTTCAGGGGATGTGCGGGATGGCAGGAGCACTATAAAATGCAGTGACTGTCAAGAACATTtttggagagagaaaacaaacaccTAGCAGGTGGTTTTATTTGGCACCGTACAGATGCTTCTTCTGACAAATTTGTGATGCATTTAGGAAGCCTCAGCCTTGTGTCTCAGCAGAGCGTGTTTCACTTTGGATTTCACAGACCCCCAAGCGCAGGCAGCGAGTGTGCAGGCTGGCAGGAGAAGCTTGCAGTATTGTTGTCTGCCTGCTTTATTGCATATCATTTTGCAAGCCTTTAGTCTGTGCCGTTCTCTTAACCCCTGTCTGCCTCCAGTATCGCAGGGATTCTCCGCAAGGAAAACCTATCTAAAGGTGAATGAcgcttttccccccccccccttttcatTCCCAGTCCATCCTTTTGTGCTGGCCTCACTGTGCGGGTGCAGGCAGTAGCGCAGGCTGGGTGATGCTGCCTGGGGCCGGCCCTGCCCGTAGGAACCGTGCAGCATGTGGGAGGTCCTGCCGAGGAGCTGCGCCGAGCCCCTCTCCCCCTTGCAGGGCCTGCAAACACGAACCACTGACAGCGGCGGAGGGTTGCTCAATCCGCAGCGCTCGGAAGTTAAGCAAGCGGGTGGTTCCCATTGCGTGTTTCCAGGTGAGTGAGCCCAAGCTGAGACTGGGGAATTCACAAGGGGCTGCAGCATCAAGGTGCTCTCCATGGAGAAGTGACCACCGGGTGCTTGTCGGCTCTGGAGCCGCTGCAATCGCGGAGTGCTATAGTGGGGCACGGAGAAGCAGCTGGGGTTTTTCCTGTGCTCCTGTTCCTGCTCGGTGCTGGGGGTAGATCCTGCAGCGTGAGCGACCGTTCCTGCCAGTGGCTGTGCCCGGACGTGCTCTAATGGGGGTGGGAGAGCACCCAGCCCCCCTGCTCCTCCGGGCAGCTGTGctcacagctggctgcaggcCAGTGGGTCTGGGTAGCATGCAGAGGCAGCCCTCAGTGGCCCAGCATTTGCAGACATAAATGACAGCAGAGGACCCAGGGCTTACAGCTGGGCTTCTGAAGACAGGAACTGAGCCGTGAAGCACTCGGATGTGTTGTTCAGGGTAATTTGTCTTACGGGTCAGTCACGCTGTGCACCGAGCGGCATGTCTTGGAGGGacccatttcctttttttccatccaTGGCTCACAAGAACATTGCCTGCACCGGGGCTTGGTGGGAGGTTGTCGTACATCCTCTCTGGGGGCTGTGCAGGCCCACGGGCTTTGCGCCACATCAAGTGGGAGGCCACGTATTCACGCATTGCTGATGTGGGTGCTGGGCAGTGCGCTGTGTCCTTCCCAAAATTACTGGCTTTGTGAAAATGCCGAACACTCGGCCTTGTGGCAGGCGACACGCTGAGCCTGGCTGGGCCGCAGTGGAGATCCTGGGGCCGGTCTGAGCGGGGAGATGGGGCACTGCTGCCAAAGCATGGCTGCCTCTGGCATTTCTCCCTCCCCTTGCTGCCCAAGGGGTGTGCAGGATGCCCCTCGGTCCATGTTGCCTTCTCAGTTAGTGCCTTCAGCTCTGGGGATGCCTGGTGTTGATGCATGgggaagtaaaatattttgattttgtttcttaagcAAATTTGAGGTTTTGGGGTTTCTCTTGCAGAAACAACCTTTTAATTGCAAATCCTGATCTTTGTGCGCACAAGAATGGAGCTTGTTGAGACTTACGGTTTGGCATGTGGATTTGGAAAATTTTTTTGAAGATACTTAGTATTTTTTCTAGAAGttcctttcactgctttttctccctgttctATGGTGGGCTCTGACCACCTACATTCATGTGGGGAATCTTCGTTCAGTTTTGGGAGGGAAGAGTCTTGTTTGCACCAAGTGTAGTGAGTTAACGCAGAGGCTGCAAACTCCGGCTCCTCTCTGTAGTGTTCCCTGTGCCCCTCTGGAGAGCTCTGGCGGGGTCCCCTGGGACCTACCCTGGGCCTGGGGTGGGAGTTGGGGGGACCCTGGTCAGAAGTGCAGGGAAACAGCTCTGTGCTTCCCGAGAGCCCCCTTGTCCCACTCAGGACGGGGGAGCGGGACGATGGGGCCACGGGTCAGGGCGCAAGGTGAGCGAGCGTGTGTTTGTCTGTCACTGTTCGTGCAGGTCCTGCAGCGGCACCTGCGCTGGCTTTGCCTTTGTCCCCCTGGGGCAGCAACTGCAGAGTAATTAAGAAAAGGTAAAGCTCTGAGAACTGGAGCTGTGGGTTGATTAAAAGTCAGAAGCGTCCCTCCAAAGCGCAGAGCTCCTCTCCTGTTTTGGCACAAGCGCTTCCGAAGCGGAGACCTGAGCCGATGATCTGGGTGGTCCCATCCATCGCTGGGGGGTCCCAGACACCCCCCTGCTCTGGTGCCCATCTCTAATGGCACGGGGCAGTGGGTGGGTCTCCTTTCCTCACCTGCACCCCTCATTTGGCTCAGTCCTTCCAGCGGCAGCTGTGCCTCCTGACCCTGCTCCTTGAGCCAAGAGGGGGACGTGGCGAGGCCCCTTCCTCCTGGCTTTGCCGCAGCTTTGCTGGGGCGCGGTGGGAATGGTGGCTTGTGCCAGGTCGCTGGGGTGGGTGCCTCCATCGCCACATCCAGCCAGCAGCTTTCACTTAGGGTGTTTCATAATTAAGAAGCCAGTTTGAGAGAAAGGCTGTTGCCTTACAGAGAGGTTGGCAGAAGTGGATACTGTGGTTTCCATCACCGGACAATAAAATGCCATTGCTGTGCTTGGAACGAGTGGTGGGCAGAGTGAAGATGCTGTAAATTGGtgggatttttattattttgtgatCATTGTAGCATTGAGCAggataagaaaatgtttttctaatcATAACAGCCTCGAGGCAATAAACAAACAGTACATTTGTGCTGTGAAATGTCTGTCAAATCTTTGTTGATGTGATTTAGAGCCTGTTAAAGCAGTCTGGCGTGCTGTGCATGCATCCTGGCCAGGCTCTCCTGGGGTGGTGTGCTGGGGTGCTCGGAGCTTCCACCTTGCAGGATTTTCTGAGCGAGAAAGCCAGTATTTGAAGACTGTGCATGCTGCCTGAATGCTTGGGTCATCAGATTCTGGTAGTTTATTTTTCTAGGTACTCAGCAGTGAAAACAAATTTCCCCGTGTTGCCCTCGGAGGAGGGCTTTGTGCTTTGGCAAACGGTCTTTTGTGAAACCCTCTTGCCCCTGCAGGTCCAAGGCAGTGACCTCCGGGCTGCAGGAATGCAGTAGTTGTGgtggtgctggggagcaggagctCTGCCATGGTGGTGGGCTGTGCTGCCAGACCCTCGTGCCTCGCTGCTGGGGTGGCCTCAGCGtctgagcagagctgccagagcGACGGTGAGCACCTTTTGCAGTGGAAGGCGAAGAGTGTATGTTCGAGAGCCAGCATTGTTGCAGGGACTCTGGCTGATGCATCATGCTGAGATTGCTCAGCTGAAAGGAATTGGGGGAGGACCTGTAAGTGCAGCAGTGTCAGCGTGCCCTGCAGCTGTTGTGGAGGTGAGCTGAGCCAGCTGGGTGCTAAGATGCAAGCTTAAACATCCATCTTGTGGTTTGGGTGCTAAGATATGCACTTAAACACCCATTCTTGCAGTCTTTTGCctgtttcttccagttttaCTTGGGATGATGTCAGCAGTGCAAATGCAAACCACAGTGCTATTCTGTTTGAGGATTTTCAAAGGGACACATAACCCTGAAGTGCTCtaaaatccattatttttacTGGGATTGACTTCTGATTCCTGTAGCTACATCTGGGTTTGTGGTCTGCAGAGCATCTTTAGAGCTGTTCTGCTGTCAGTGTTGCTGTTCTCTCCACTTGGTGGcctgaaagcagctttttttgtgtgcgtgtgCTGTAGGTGCCAGCTACAGCTTAATTTCATGCACATAAAAGCGGGCTCTTCTCTCACCTCCCGGAGCCTCAGGCCATTGCTCACCTCCAGCAAAGGTTTGTACAGAGCTCCTGTTCCGCTGCAAGCGGCTGCAGTATCGATTTGGGGTGGGCAGCAAACTGCAGTGTAGGTTGGACCCTGCTCCCACAGGTTGGCTGTCTCCGCAGGGATCGATGCTTGCTGTGCTGGGGGCGGATGAGCATGAGCCACGCGTTGCTCAATGGGGCTGACGCTGCGCTTTGGTGAACCTCAGCCTCTGCCGTCCCCTCGGCTGCCTCCGTGGGCACACAGCAGCAAGCAGCGGTTGGCGCTTGCTCCCTGCTTGCGGCTTTCCAGGGCTGCTCATCGACCTCTTGGtgaatgctttaaaatttgtttatcAGCTTTTGCTTGGGCTGCTTTGAAACTGAGATGGAGAAACTCCCTGTGTGCCTCTGTGCCAGCAGCCTGTCCTTCCCGCTCCTCGCCCTCAGCCCCTGCTGGTTCTTCCTGGCTTTCCTCTCCTGGGGTTTGTTTGACCTgtttgctgctgcctctcaggATGTGAGCATCTCTGTCCTGCTAAGGGAGATGCCTTGGAGTCGTTGGGTGTTTTGAAACACGCATTATGAGTTGCCACCAGAGAGACCAGGAGAAACACGCCCGCCTTCGGCAGTGGCAGCGCTTCTGGGTGCGTCGTTTGTCTGAGCTTACGTTGGGTCGGCAGCGGTTGCCCCCAGGCAAGctgtgtttatttctgtgtttccatGCTGCGTCTGAATTAACTGAAGACTATCAATTAAGTGATTAAATTTTGCTGATTTGTGAAGATGCAAGCTAGATGTTTTAGGATGTTTCTTGCTGACCACAGCTTCTGCCGCTGTTCCACCACAAAGACATCTGCAGTTCCTCATCCTTTTGTTAAGCGTCAACAATTTGAACTAAAATTTTCCAGGCCACACCTATGTCTTCTGGGGAAGTTGCAGTTAATAGCAATCGTTTCTGGgaatgatttaaagaaaaatgcattttttgatGATATTGAGCTTCTTGTAGAAACTGGTTTTGTTGTCTGTTTGTAACACTTTGCGGCTTTAAAAAATGGACTTGAGACATTGCTTCATCGCTACAGATGGTGCACGGCTCCCTTGCTCTGGAGGCCCCAGCTACACTGACACTGCGTTGTGCGGGCACGGAGGACTGCTCTCCGGCAGCGGTGGTGGTTTGCTGGTTTCATAACAGCAGGTGAAGGAGGACGCGGAGGCTGCAGTCGGTTGGTCC
The genomic region above belongs to Phalacrocorax aristotelis chromosome 15, bGulAri2.1, whole genome shotgun sequence and contains:
- the CRYBB1 gene encoding beta-crystallin B1, giving the protein MSETTKPAAPGQAVEDREKAAPAAAPSFDPAPVTNSKGEEPTTEAFRITVFDQENFQGRQMEFTTECQNLADRGFDRVRSVIVTSGPWVAYEQANMRGEMFILEKGEYPRWDTWSSSYRSDCFMSMRPIKMEAEDHKISLYESADFKGNKMEIQEDDVPSLWAYGFCDRVGSVQVPSGTWVGYQYPGYRGYQYLFETGEFRHWNEWCAFQPQIQSIRRIRDMQWDQKGTFVTPDAPSN